The DNA sequence TAGATTTagagaaaatgaaaaacagaaaatgCTCTACAGGAATGATGGAGTCCATCcgaatcatcttggctcctggactctgtccacgcatttcaaggatgcgttgagacaatgacttgtcgatgacccaagcccagctcagttaatccctaccattttGTTGCGGATGGTTGTGAaagagcctggaatcgaaccagggtctgtagtgatgcctctagcactgagatgcaatgccttagactgctgtgccactcaggagcccaggtGGTTTAATTAGAAGGTACTAAAAGACAAGGCAAAGGCATGAAAAAAAGTGGCGTTTTGTCTGGTTGGAACCCATATTGAAACAGGTCAAAACTTGGTCCAGGTAATGTGGCTCAAAGATCTCGTATTTTAACATAAAATATTTTGTAATATACTGACTGACAACGGTTTTCCATGAAATGCTCCAATACGACAGGTGGCGCTATTGTAATGAAGTCTTTTTTCACCGACCAACTTTAGTGAAACGACAACAAGGTCGCTATCAGCCGGTAcgcagaatcagagagagagaggtttcaaACAACATTTATTTGATAAAACGAACAGCTAGACTTTCATAACCATTGCCAATATGTCCAAACTACAGTTGTTGAATGTATTCGTCACCGAGCGTTTATCAGCAGCTGCTGTGGAGATATTCGTGGTCGTGGAGAAGATTATAGCGGAGTATCAGGAAGAAATCTGCCGTTCAGCTGAGGCGAATGAGCGTCTACGGAGGCTGTTGGACATGGTTAGCAAACCAGAAATAACGTTACACAGAGGTTTGTAGCGTAAGGCAGTTGTTGTAACGAGATTTGACATATAGACTAGGTGCatgtggcacgttgtgttatgcCGAAGGAGATAAGCTATACGGACATGCCTTGTGCCCAAATTGATGACGTATGTCGAGTGGAGACGAATGGATTCGGTTCAGTCAGTCGTCCTGGTGAGACTAGTTGATGATGGCTAGTTGTCAACGACCGCATTTATTTCGATGGGCAAGGGAGAAATAACTTGTATTATTGGTCACAATTCTAGATATCAACGTGACCTGCCAATTAGCTAAGGTAACGAATTAAAAACTCGATCCATTGGAATACTGCGTTACAAATGCTTATTTCAAAGAGCGCTCCGTAAGCCACGTACCAGTGTTTGAAAACTAGGTATGTTGCACTGGAAAACATTTGAATATGGAAAAAAAGCCATACATTTGGGTCCGCCATGGTTCAGTGTAGCTTAGTAATGCTAAAATATTTGAGACCAGTGTGTTGCAGTTAATTTCGTCTTTAACATAAGTTAAATATCTTTGACTACTAAAtggaatatacagtgcattcggaaagcattcaaaccccttccacattttgttacattacagccttattctaaaatggatacaattTAATTTTAtccccataaatctacacacaataccccataatgacacagcgaAAACAGGTTATACatgttacatttacataagtatttagaccctttggtattagactcgaaattgagttcaggtgcatcctgtttccattgatcatccttgagatctttcaacaacttgattggagtccacctttgttaaattcaattgattggacatgatttggaaaggctgtctacctgtctacataaggtcccacagttgacagtgcatgtcagagcaaaaaccaagccatggggtcaaaggaattgtctgtagagctctgagacaggattgtgtcgaagcacagatctggggatgggtaccaaaacatttctgcagcattttaaggtcccctagaacacagtgacctccatcattcttaaatggaagaagttttgaaccaccaagtctcttcctagagctagccacctggctaaactgagcaatcaggggagaagagccttggtcagggaggtgaccaagaacccgatgatcactctgacagagctccagaattcctctgtggagatgggagaatcttccagaaggacaactattccctgcagcactccaccaatcagggctttatggtagagtggccagacggaagccactcctcggtaaaaagcacatgacagcgcacttggagtttgccaaaaggcacctaaaggattctctttggcctgaatgccaagtgttacatctggaggaaacctggcaccatccctacggtgaagcatggtggtggcagcatcatactgtggggatgttttttcagcgacaggaagactagtcaggattgagggaagatgaacggagcaaagtacagagagatccttgatgaaaacctgctccagagcgctcaggacctcaggctggggcaaaggttcaccttccaacaggacaacgaccctaagcacacagccaagataatgcaggaatggctttgggacaagtctctgaatgtccttgagtggtctggccagagcccggacttgaacatctctggagacctgaaaatagctgtgcagcgaagctccccatccaacctgacagatcttgagaggatctgtagagaagaatgggagaaactccccaaatacaggtgtgccaagtttctAGCTTCATACCCAACAAGACTCAAGGCGGTATTCGCTGCCAAAAGcgcctcaacaaagtactgagtaaagggtctgaatacttatgtaaatgtgatatttcctttttttttggtcataatggggtattttgtgtagattgatgagggggaaaaaacaattgaatcgatcttagaataaggatgtaacgtaacaatgtggaaaaagtcaaggggtctgaatactttctgaatgcactgtactgtaccaaTGTTTACCACCTGAATTATTGGGATCATCTGGTTACCACCAGTGTTTGGAATACATTGAGCTCGTTGACAAAAACCGACCATGGGAGGCCTTTTCACACGGGGATGTATTTGTCAAAGGTCCCGATGAGGTTCTATTGGAAAAAGGTTGATAGCAGTGAATGTCATAATGATTTACTGTTACAGTATTTCTAAGTAGCAGACATATCAGACAGGGAAACTAAGAGCATTCAGATGTTTCTGCCTGACTGGCACTCTTTACCTGAGTTAACATGTTCTTGTGATCACAACAAAACTACTTATTTCACTGAACTTgagatttaaataaataaaactactTATTTCACTAAACTTGagatttaaataaataaactacTTATTTTACTAAACTAGAGATTTAAATAAATTGTGATTCTTTAAAAAGATGGGCCTGACTGACATGGACTGTTTCCTCACCTTATTCTCCTTATGGTTATCCGTGGTTGTTGGTTACTCAGATAAAAACGGAATGAATCTGAACAATCTCACAAGTTCCTACTTTGGCAGACAAGTTTCAAATTCATCACATTAAATCATCTCAGTCAGATCACGTGAAGGGGAAGGAGTTCCCATAGTTTGTTTAGCGACCCTTTACGAAAACATAAGAGAGCTAGTTACAATGATTGACTGAACAGAATCCGTGTCTCCACTCAACTCTTGCTGCGCGACATGCATCATCAATTTTGTGCACCAGGCGTGTCCGTATAGCCTCTCCCATGCCAAAGAGctttgtctcttcctctgtcgttagttaccacagccacaaagccaTAAATTCCGCCTATTTCAAAAATGTATCTTAAAatgttaaacctaaccttaacgaCACCTTAAATTAAGATCAATAATTAAAATGTTCGTTTTCACAAtttagccaattttgactttgtggctgtggtaactagtggaaaccctcttcctctctggctaTGCACACCCTTGAACGCAACTCCTGGTTCGCCAACATTGCTTTGTTAAGTCACGTGCTGGGGTACCGGGTATAAGGCACTCCTGTCCTGTAACCAAAATCTAAAACGGACCCTTACCTTAATTCTAACCATAAACTTAATGTAATTTGAACAAATTCTGaagttaaatatattttttgtaggTCAAGGAGTGTCAGTATAGCCTTTTCCGTGCTGTAGTGTAGACTAGTCAACAAACTAGTTTGAGCACAGAGGTCTTCCTAACAAAATGACAGATATATTAAGTCTATATTGATTGAATATATTTTTTCCCCTCCAGACTTCCAGGTACTGTCTCCTGCCGTTCCCCCTGAGCAGCAGGAGTGGAGCCCCAGTCTAGAGCAGGAGGACCCAGAACCCACACACATTAAAGAACAACAGGAGCTCAGACTCAGTCAGGAGGACTCACCTCAGCACTCACATCTTTACCAAAACCAAACTGTGGATTATGGAGAGAGGAGCACTCTACCTATCATCATAACTGAAGAGATCAAAACAGAACCTGATGAAGAGGGCTACAGAGTAGCAGAACCAACCAGTGATCAGCCCCTTTCAGTTCATCCAGACTACTCTGCTGCAGTGGAGAAGCCATATCAGTGTAAACAATGTGGCAACAGCTTCACATGTAAGGGACACTTGACCATCCATTCAAGAACACACATAGGAGTGAAATCTTATCTGTGCAAACAATGTGGCAAAAGCTTCATCCAGAAAGGTGACTTGGACAGACATACAAGGGTACACACAGGAGATAATCCATACCAGTGCAAACAATGTGGCAAAAGGTTTAGCCAGAAGGGAAGCTTGACAGTCCATTCAAGGATACATACAGGGGAGAGACCATATCAGTGCAAAGACTGTGGCAAAGCATTCAACCAGAAGATAGAATTGACATTGCATATGAGAGCtcatacaggagagagaccaTATATCTGTCCTGTATGCAAGAAAGGTTACATCGCATTAAGCTATTTAAGACGTCATCAGCGtgttcacacaggggagaaaccttacCAGTGCAAAGAATGTTACAAATGCTTTGGGTATAAACATCGTCTAACATCACATATGAGCACTCATACTAAAGGGCATAAATGATATTACTACACTGAGTGCAATAATAGCCTGAAATTAATCTGAAATGAAAACAACAAATTAACATTTTGTCATTGTGAATTTCTTAATAC is a window from the Oncorhynchus tshawytscha isolate Ot180627B linkage group LG14, Otsh_v2.0, whole genome shotgun sequence genome containing:
- the LOC112266344 gene encoding zinc finger protein 664-like produces the protein MSKLQLLNVFVTERLSAAAVEIFVVVEKIIAEYQEEICRSAEANERLRRLLDMVSKPEITLHRDFQVLSPAVPPEQQEWSPSLEQEDPEPTHIKEQQELRLSQEDSPQHSHLYQNQTVDYGERSTLPIIITEEIKTEPDEEGYRVAEPTSDQPLSVHPDYSAAVEKPYQCKQCGNSFTCKGHLTIHSRTHIGVKSYLCKQCGKSFIQKGDLDRHTRVHTGDNPYQCKQCGKRFSQKGSLTVHSRIHTGERPYQCKDCGKAFNQKIELTLHMRAHTGERPYICPVCKKGYIALSYLRRHQRVHTGEKPYQCKECYKCFGYKHRLTSHMSTHTKGHK